In Vibrio crassostreae, one DNA window encodes the following:
- a CDS encoding TonB-dependent receptor plug domain-containing protein: MISRQVCLGLALTTPVFVYAQENSLDQLMSMSLEELSMLDVEMETASKVTQKLTDIPSSVYVLSNERIQRSGAKTIAEVLTLVPGLKVTKFNETSWFVSARGFHDGLYNKMLVMMDGRSLFSPVYGGTYWSDVDYVLADIERIEVLKGPGGTIWGGNAVNGVVNIITKSANDTQGTYLSGVASNTDNYEFSVRQGLSLNDSVNARAFYKYREEPTYRTNESEKWKAQTAGMVFQPSNAEESWSLRIGGEKSFYESELYTFQYDNSGSFVGSQANDFDNKSQSVYIQFNDSRHFDESSTLSYSLWGEYNEDNAPDAPGSYSTIDFDSTYINQLSANHQLTLGGGLRYMYLDFSSSQVSDVDWYNPDYYGRAYNIQSANDYIANAFVQSQIQMTEALSITLGFKAEHFTQNDSTELSPQLRGLYQLNQRHSVWAGLSRAVVAPSYMDSNSTYYFNSYYADSNDSYLDVYKSNSDLETESVVTAEMGYRYSNNSNFELDATIYLSEHDNLRFHSYDPNDIPANHVYVGVLSDDYKAKTYGLELGASYQLTQDITSYLSYAYTTLEGKNKGDDPKSSPQTSVYYDIDNEHLATAQLMWNITESWQFDVIGQYINVNYPDYWVAGDGTQYESQSYPHEITFDARLAWKKSSAAPLVEVVVENIGKSDGYQAEFTSQKSVNQESVYVRTSHEF, translated from the coding sequence ATGATATCCCGCCAGGTTTGCTTAGGACTAGCATTAACGACACCTGTTTTTGTCTATGCTCAAGAAAACTCTCTAGACCAACTCATGTCGATGAGTCTTGAAGAGCTGTCGATGTTAGATGTCGAAATGGAAACGGCTTCGAAAGTGACACAAAAACTCACTGACATTCCCTCGTCGGTGTATGTGCTTTCTAATGAGCGAATTCAGCGCAGTGGGGCAAAAACCATTGCGGAAGTCCTAACGCTTGTCCCTGGACTCAAAGTAACTAAGTTTAACGAAACCTCATGGTTTGTTTCTGCCCGTGGTTTTCATGATGGGCTGTATAACAAGATGCTCGTGATGATGGATGGACGAAGCTTGTTTAGCCCAGTCTATGGCGGTACGTATTGGAGCGACGTTGATTATGTACTTGCCGACATCGAACGCATCGAAGTACTAAAAGGTCCCGGCGGAACAATTTGGGGAGGCAACGCGGTTAATGGTGTTGTCAATATCATTACTAAGTCTGCCAATGATACGCAGGGGACTTATCTCTCAGGTGTCGCTTCTAATACTGATAACTATGAATTTAGTGTTCGTCAGGGATTAAGCCTCAACGACAGTGTGAATGCTCGTGCCTTTTATAAGTACCGAGAAGAACCCACATATCGCACAAACGAATCTGAAAAATGGAAAGCACAAACGGCAGGGATGGTATTTCAGCCAAGTAATGCTGAAGAAAGTTGGTCATTACGTATTGGTGGTGAGAAAAGCTTTTATGAGTCGGAGTTGTATACGTTCCAATATGATAATTCAGGATCGTTTGTCGGATCACAAGCCAACGATTTTGATAATAAAAGCCAATCTGTTTATATCCAGTTCAACGATTCTCGCCATTTTGATGAAAGTTCGACACTCTCATATTCGTTATGGGGTGAATATAATGAGGATAACGCGCCAGACGCTCCGGGAAGCTATTCGACCATCGATTTTGACTCTACTTATATCAACCAACTATCGGCAAACCATCAGCTAACACTCGGGGGTGGCCTGCGATATATGTACCTTGATTTCTCCTCTAGCCAAGTTTCGGACGTGGATTGGTACAATCCCGATTACTACGGTAGAGCCTACAATATCCAATCTGCTAACGATTATATTGCGAACGCATTTGTACAGTCTCAAATTCAAATGACAGAAGCGCTATCGATAACTCTTGGCTTCAAGGCAGAACACTTTACACAGAATGACTCGACAGAACTTTCACCTCAACTACGCGGTTTATATCAGCTAAATCAACGCCATTCTGTTTGGGCTGGCTTGAGTCGTGCGGTGGTTGCTCCTTCTTATATGGATTCAAACTCCACATATTACTTCAACAGTTACTATGCTGATTCTAACGACAGCTACCTTGATGTCTATAAATCGAATTCTGACTTGGAAACAGAGAGCGTCGTAACGGCGGAAATGGGTTATCGCTACTCAAACAATTCAAATTTCGAACTCGATGCGACGATATATCTGAGTGAACATGACAACCTTCGCTTCCACAGTTATGACCCAAATGATATCCCCGCGAATCATGTCTATGTCGGTGTGCTGTCTGATGATTATAAAGCGAAAACATATGGCTTGGAGTTAGGCGCAAGCTATCAGCTCACTCAAGATATTACCAGTTACTTGAGCTATGCCTACACAACATTAGAGGGAAAAAACAAAGGTGATGACCCTAAATCTAGTCCTCAAACGAGTGTTTATTACGATATTGATAATGAACATTTAGCCACGGCACAGTTGATGTGGAATATCACAGAAAGTTGGCAATTCGATGTGATTGGCCAGTACATTAATGTGAATTACCCAGACTATTGGGTAGCAGGCGATGGCACTCAATATGAATCGCAGTCTTACCCACATGAAATAACCTTTGATGCGCGTCTCGCATGGAAAAAGTCGTCCGCAGCGCCTTTAGTTGAAGTGGTTGTTGAAAACATAGGTAAGAGTGACGGCTATCAAGCTGAATTCACATCTCAGAAAAGCGTCAATCAAGAATCGGTGTATGTGAGGACCTCTCATGAATTCTAA
- a CDS encoding YfiR family protein: MNSKWLKHRIKLGFFKLGLAALTMLIMPLNTSAASFKPYEVKAVYLFRIANFIRWNDESSMNAVNFCVIGDEKVSQVLTSITEGKSIRSLAIQVQQSITSKCDITYLSDRKNDQFLSQEHSPHTVTISDIPNFTDLGGVIELTHIDNKLKPKINLENARRGDYVIGSNLLRIAIVEDQ, from the coding sequence ATGAATTCTAAATGGCTTAAGCACCGCATTAAGCTCGGTTTCTTTAAATTAGGCCTTGCCGCTTTAACGATGCTTATTATGCCTTTGAATACCTCGGCAGCTAGCTTCAAACCTTATGAAGTGAAAGCGGTGTACCTTTTTAGAATTGCGAATTTTATACGTTGGAATGATGAAAGCTCAATGAACGCTGTGAACTTTTGTGTGATTGGCGATGAAAAGGTAAGCCAAGTGCTGACGTCAATTACAGAGGGGAAATCTATTCGTTCGCTCGCTATCCAAGTTCAACAGTCGATTACTTCTAAGTGTGATATTACGTATTTGTCTGACCGTAAAAATGACCAATTCCTTAGTCAAGAGCACTCCCCACATACTGTGACAATCAGTGATATCCCTAACTTTACAGACTTAGGTGGAGTCATTGAGCTTACTCACATTGATAATAAGCTCAAACCTAAGATCAATCTCGAGAATGCAAGGCGCGGTGACTACGTCATTGGCTCAAACCTGTTACGAATCGCTATAGTGGAGGACCAATAA
- a CDS encoding diguanylate cyclase domain-containing protein encodes MLSFINNISIKNKLILPIIIFITVTLVTIQSVNYTVTFEREKESLIQRVKVLAQGVAYNLQAAILFEDKSSAQEILSAFVADKDIVRVKLYDINEQLFASYQVNNTLVPRPNADELDDIADHQFAISEHFIFLLVPVTLDDAVIANLRVTISKETFNSILTNIFKVAAVYLLFLVILGGVLVKLVQRLIIEPMFDLNDAMQAFIERRSEQPKLVVTNRDEIGELVRAFNTMLERLQHRDNQINFTLDKLQEEKSFANEVIETVQHSLLVVDEKGVIVHANAATRDIFKCSEAFLEHLLIQELIVTKQVGFLQDVINANIELNDELLETTDLFQSKRWLRVSSRSLSKHGRILYAIQDVTNIETAMSRQRIAAGVFENSKDGLIVLNSSNVITMVNPAVTELLGYHADLLVGKTPFEVFSWQQFSSLMPTIRSSLENYGQWQGEVWEKSASGTLVPMFVKVNRVASDNEKDEFDMVLTLSDLSNVKEMERLEHLAHHDALTGLANRAQLYKVMDDVVTSSHYSNQHFAVIYLDLDGFKEVNDNYGHDAGDEILKEVSNRLLSQVRAGDLVARLSGDEFVLIIKQTNKILLAKLAERLLELIGQEVNYKQRSLHVGASLGIHLVDGLERDIDVILKVADEAMYEAKRKGKGQFVFSRDS; translated from the coding sequence ATGCTGTCTTTCATTAATAATATATCGATAAAAAACAAGTTGATATTACCGATTATCATCTTCATCACGGTTACTTTGGTGACAATTCAATCGGTAAATTACACTGTCACGTTTGAAAGAGAAAAAGAAAGCCTGATCCAGCGAGTTAAAGTGTTAGCACAAGGTGTTGCTTATAATCTACAAGCCGCGATTCTATTTGAGGACAAATCTTCGGCTCAAGAGATTTTGTCAGCTTTCGTTGCAGATAAAGATATTGTCAGGGTCAAACTCTATGACATTAACGAACAGCTATTTGCTAGCTACCAAGTGAACAACACATTGGTTCCAAGGCCGAACGCAGATGAATTAGACGATATCGCGGATCATCAATTTGCCATCTCTGAGCATTTCATCTTCTTGCTCGTTCCTGTGACGCTGGATGACGCTGTTATCGCGAACTTGAGAGTGACAATATCAAAAGAGACGTTTAATTCAATCTTAACGAATATTTTCAAGGTTGCAGCCGTCTATCTTCTGTTTCTGGTGATCTTAGGCGGCGTGCTGGTCAAATTGGTTCAACGCTTGATTATCGAGCCGATGTTTGACCTCAATGACGCGATGCAAGCCTTTATCGAACGCCGATCAGAGCAGCCAAAATTAGTCGTAACCAACCGCGATGAGATTGGGGAGCTGGTTCGAGCTTTTAATACCATGCTTGAAAGGCTTCAACACCGGGACAACCAAATCAATTTTACACTGGATAAACTCCAAGAAGAGAAGTCGTTCGCGAATGAGGTCATTGAGACCGTTCAGCACTCATTGTTGGTTGTAGATGAAAAAGGGGTCATCGTTCATGCAAATGCAGCCACTCGCGATATTTTTAAGTGCTCGGAAGCCTTTCTTGAACACTTGTTGATCCAAGAGTTGATCGTAACCAAGCAAGTTGGGTTCTTACAAGATGTTATCAACGCCAATATTGAACTGAATGACGAATTGCTGGAAACCACTGATCTCTTTCAATCTAAACGTTGGCTTCGAGTGAGTAGCCGTTCATTGTCAAAACATGGCCGTATCCTTTATGCAATTCAAGATGTCACGAACATCGAAACGGCAATGAGCCGCCAACGTATTGCGGCCGGTGTTTTTGAGAATAGTAAAGACGGCCTAATCGTACTTAACTCGTCCAACGTAATTACCATGGTAAACCCAGCGGTCACTGAACTACTGGGGTATCACGCCGATCTGCTGGTGGGCAAAACACCATTTGAAGTATTTTCTTGGCAACAGTTTTCGTCACTCATGCCGACTATTCGCAGCTCATTGGAAAATTATGGGCAGTGGCAAGGCGAAGTGTGGGAGAAAAGCGCATCCGGCACGTTAGTCCCTATGTTTGTCAAAGTGAATAGAGTTGCCTCAGACAACGAAAAAGACGAGTTTGATATGGTGTTAACTCTGTCTGATTTATCTAACGTTAAAGAGATGGAAAGACTCGAACACTTAGCTCATCACGACGCATTAACCGGGTTAGCGAATAGAGCGCAACTGTATAAAGTTATGGATGATGTTGTCACGTCGAGCCACTATTCAAATCAGCATTTTGCGGTTATCTACTTGGATTTGGATGGCTTCAAAGAAGTGAATGACAACTATGGACACGATGCAGGTGACGAAATCCTGAAAGAAGTGTCAAACAGGTTGTTATCTCAGGTAAGAGCGGGAGATTTGGTTGCACGTTTGTCGGGAGATGAATTTGTACTTATTATTAAGCAGACAAACAAAATCTTATTAGCGAAGCTAGCCGAACGTTTGTTAGAGCTTATCGGGCAAGAAGTGAATTATAAACAGCGTTCGCTTCATGTTGGAGCGAGCTTGGGCATACACTTAGTTGACGGTTTGGAGCGTGATATCGACGTGATTCTAAAGGTTGCCGATGAAGCGATGTACGAAGCGAAACGCAAAGGAAAAGGTCAATTTGTGTTCTCTCGTGATAGTTAA
- the galE gene encoding UDP-glucose 4-epimerase GalE codes for MNVLVTGGMGYIGSHTSIQMINAGMTPVLFDSLYNSKPSVLERIEKVSGVRPNFIEGDVRDKALLTETMKQHNIEAVIHFAGLKAVGESVEKPLEYYDNNVNGTLVLVDAMRDAGVKTLVFSSSATVYGDPASVPITEDFPTSATNPYGRSKLMVEECLTDFQKANPDWSITLLRYFNPVGSHPSGELGEDPQGIPNNLMPFVSQVAVGRREFLSVFGSDYPTKDGTGVRDYIHVMDLSDGHIAALEKVGRKDGLHIYNLGTGNGSSVLDMVKAFEKASGKDIPYKLVERRPGDIAECWADPAKAQKELGWNATRTLTEMTEDTWRWQSTNPDGFPG; via the coding sequence ATGAATGTTTTAGTTACAGGTGGCATGGGTTACATTGGTAGCCATACAAGTATCCAGATGATCAACGCAGGTATGACGCCTGTACTTTTTGATAGCTTGTACAACAGCAAACCAAGCGTTTTAGAACGTATCGAAAAAGTATCGGGCGTTCGTCCCAACTTCATTGAAGGTGACGTTCGTGATAAAGCGCTTTTGACTGAAACAATGAAGCAACACAACATCGAAGCGGTTATCCATTTTGCGGGTCTAAAAGCCGTCGGAGAGTCTGTGGAAAAGCCTCTTGAATACTACGATAACAACGTAAACGGCACGTTAGTTCTTGTTGATGCAATGCGTGATGCGGGTGTAAAAACCTTGGTATTCAGCTCTTCAGCGACAGTCTACGGCGATCCAGCAAGTGTTCCAATTACTGAAGACTTTCCAACAAGCGCTACCAACCCATATGGTCGTAGTAAATTAATGGTTGAAGAGTGCTTAACCGATTTCCAAAAAGCCAATCCGGATTGGAGCATTACACTGCTGCGTTACTTTAACCCAGTAGGTTCACACCCAAGTGGTGAGCTAGGTGAGGATCCACAAGGTATTCCAAATAACCTAATGCCATTTGTATCTCAAGTCGCTGTTGGCCGCCGTGAGTTTCTATCTGTGTTTGGTAGCGATTATCCAACAAAAGACGGAACTGGCGTTCGCGATTACATCCACGTAATGGATCTATCTGATGGTCACATTGCAGCGCTTGAGAAAGTAGGGCGCAAAGACGGTCTTCATATCTACAACCTTGGTACGGGTAACGGTTCAAGTGTATTGGACATGGTTAAAGCGTTTGAGAAAGCGAGCGGTAAAGATATCCCTTACAAGCTTGTGGAGCGTCGTCCTGGTGACATCGCTGAATGTTGGGCAGATCCTGCTAAAGCTCAGAAAGAACTCGGCTGGAATGCTACACGTACACTGACTGAAATGACTGAAGATACATGGCGCTGGCAGTCAACCAATCCTGATGGTTTCCCTGGTTGA
- a CDS encoding helix-turn-helix domain-containing protein codes for MSKYSRELKCIIAKQYLDGTSSLYLAKQYSISSRQIRYWAQVFAIHGTASFLPTKHAATAQTKRKALNLMWTNEWSLTHTSAVLNLSSPGILSVWLKRFNELGIKGLKMRQKGRPSMKQQPQRTTKPDNEMTLEELKEELVYLRTENAVLKKLEELEQEKNRRTKKKRS; via the coding sequence ATGTCCAAATATAGCCGAGAGCTAAAATGTATCATTGCTAAGCAATACTTAGATGGCACGTCATCTCTCTACTTAGCCAAACAATATTCAATTTCGTCAAGACAGATTCGGTATTGGGCTCAAGTGTTTGCCATCCACGGCACTGCTTCATTTTTACCAACTAAGCATGCTGCTACTGCTCAGACAAAACGAAAAGCATTGAATTTAATGTGGACGAATGAATGGTCTCTCACGCACACTAGCGCTGTATTAAACCTCTCATCCCCTGGGATACTCTCTGTCTGGCTCAAACGATTTAATGAGCTGGGTATCAAAGGGCTCAAAATGCGCCAGAAAGGAAGACCCTCAATGAAACAGCAACCTCAACGTACCACTAAGCCTGATAATGAAATGACGCTTGAGGAGCTAAAAGAGGAGTTGGTCTACTTACGAACCGAGAATGCCGTTCTAAAAAAGTTGGAAGAGTTGGAGCAGGAAAAAAACCGTCGAACAAAGAAAAAGCGGTCATAG
- a CDS encoding IS3 family transposase, with the protein MALTLKGKYPLKHLLHTLQLAKSVFYYQAQTSKRPNSYERELRLIKSIYHEHKGRYGYRRIHLELKNQGVVLNHKTVQRLMAQLNLKSTVRIKKYRSYRGESGTAAPNVLERDFSATQPDEKWVTDVTEFKVKEQKVYLSPIVDLFTQEVVAYRVAQNACLPLVTDMLTEAISKLKPNSKPIIHSDQGWQYRHRQYQKKVAESGLTQSMSRKGNCLDNAVAENFFALLKTEMYHNQSFEDADALIEQIKEYIEYYNTKRIKVKLKGLTPIEYRTQALKAA; encoded by the coding sequence ATAGCTCTAACTCTTAAAGGCAAGTACCCACTAAAGCACTTACTGCACACTCTACAGCTGGCAAAAAGTGTCTTTTATTATCAGGCTCAAACGAGCAAGCGCCCAAATAGCTACGAACGTGAGCTGCGGTTGATAAAGTCAATTTATCATGAACATAAGGGTCGATACGGCTACCGCCGTATTCACTTGGAACTAAAAAATCAGGGGGTCGTGCTTAATCACAAAACGGTTCAAAGACTTATGGCTCAGCTGAACCTTAAATCGACAGTCAGGATTAAAAAGTATCGTTCATACCGAGGAGAGTCTGGAACAGCAGCTCCCAACGTGCTTGAAAGAGATTTTAGTGCGACTCAACCCGACGAAAAGTGGGTAACTGATGTCACGGAGTTCAAAGTCAAAGAGCAGAAAGTATACTTGTCTCCCATTGTCGACTTGTTTACTCAGGAAGTGGTTGCTTATAGAGTGGCCCAAAATGCCTGCTTGCCGCTTGTCACGGATATGCTGACGGAGGCTATATCAAAGCTGAAACCCAACTCAAAGCCAATTATACACAGCGATCAAGGTTGGCAATATCGCCATCGACAGTATCAGAAAAAGGTAGCGGAGAGTGGGTTAACGCAAAGCATGTCGAGAAAAGGTAACTGCTTGGATAATGCGGTTGCTGAAAACTTTTTTGCTTTACTCAAAACAGAGATGTATCACAACCAAAGCTTTGAAGATGCAGATGCTCTGATAGAGCAAATTAAAGAATACATCGAGTACTACAATACCAAACGTATAAAAGTGAAACTAAAAGGCCTGACTCCGATAGAATATCGAACTCAGGCCTTGAAAGCCGCTTAA
- a CDS encoding TonB-dependent hemoglobin/transferrin/lactoferrin family receptor yields the protein MYKQSLLSASIVLALSSTSAFAEDYALFDEVVVSSTRTNQTLINTAASVTVISDKQIEENMAKDVNEIFEYTPGVTMNSSSRQGAQTINIRGMEGKRVKILVDGSSQPGSFDGGPYAFINSSGISIDPDMLKSVEIIKGAASSLHGSDAIGGVVAFETKDPSDFLKDGENFGGQAKLSYSSEDNSFSEHVALANRFGDLETLVAYTRRDGEELQNFRDSNNLENYAVEDQDTSADNLLVKLQYQLNESHRIEFLAELIKDTSDSDIYHSSYDSYTGADDTTQNRFAIKHIWFADGAIADTVTSKVSYISKEENGVTKRFKPAGPGMQPWVPANNDNLQTKDYEYTEDKLEIETQLDKEINNHYLVYGATYTHSDISNTNMEYNSDPATDDQLYVYTPDAKEQKFGLFVQDEISLMNDKLVVTPGVRFDYFSTDPGNNTAESLTDFSDSAVTGRLGSTYKLTDTGTIFGQISQGFRAPSFDELYYTYDNPGHGYVNDPNPDLKSETSISYELGYRHNTQASSSEIAAYYSDYDDFIETVVTKKVGGTTHYSNVNLDSATIKGVEFSNTLLWDVLVGAPAGISTHFVASYTEGEDGNGNALNSVNPWNAVFGLNYDAPNQNWGTSLKLNYTASKSGSDINFEDESGGNADQAELPSATVVDLTAYYKPMKDLTIRGGVFNLTNEEYYRWNDIRGDDELYKENSQAERNYGISAKYEF from the coding sequence ATGTATAAGCAATCCCTACTCTCTGCTTCAATCGTTTTAGCGCTTTCATCAACATCAGCCTTTGCTGAAGATTATGCCCTATTTGACGAGGTTGTTGTATCTTCGACTCGTACTAATCAAACACTTATCAATACAGCAGCTTCTGTTACTGTCATCTCGGATAAGCAAATTGAAGAAAATATGGCGAAAGATGTGAATGAAATCTTCGAATACACTCCGGGTGTAACGATGAACTCAAGCTCTCGCCAAGGTGCACAAACCATCAACATTCGTGGCATGGAAGGTAAACGCGTCAAGATCTTAGTAGATGGCTCGTCGCAACCAGGTTCATTTGATGGTGGCCCTTATGCATTTATCAACTCTAGCGGTATTTCAATCGATCCCGACATGTTAAAAAGCGTTGAAATCATCAAAGGCGCTGCTTCAAGTTTACACGGAAGTGACGCTATTGGTGGTGTTGTTGCTTTCGAAACTAAAGACCCTTCTGACTTCTTGAAAGATGGCGAAAACTTCGGTGGACAAGCGAAACTGTCTTACTCTTCAGAAGATAACTCGTTCAGTGAGCATGTTGCATTAGCTAATCGATTTGGTGATCTTGAAACATTGGTTGCCTACACGCGCCGTGACGGTGAAGAGCTTCAAAACTTCCGCGACTCGAATAACTTAGAAAATTACGCGGTAGAAGATCAAGACACATCAGCAGATAACCTATTGGTAAAACTGCAATATCAATTGAATGAAAGCCATCGTATCGAGTTTTTAGCTGAGCTAATCAAAGATACTTCAGACTCTGACATCTACCACTCAAGTTACGATAGCTATACTGGTGCTGATGACACAACACAAAATCGCTTCGCTATTAAGCACATTTGGTTCGCAGATGGCGCTATCGCTGACACAGTGACGAGCAAAGTGTCATACATTTCTAAGGAAGAAAATGGTGTGACGAAGCGCTTTAAGCCAGCGGGTCCAGGTATGCAACCTTGGGTGCCAGCCAACAACGATAACTTGCAAACCAAAGATTATGAATACACAGAAGATAAGCTTGAGATCGAAACGCAGTTAGATAAAGAGATTAACAACCATTACCTAGTTTACGGTGCGACATATACACATAGTGACATTAGCAATACAAACATGGAGTACAACTCTGATCCTGCTACTGATGACCAGCTTTATGTATACACTCCTGATGCTAAAGAGCAGAAATTTGGTCTGTTTGTACAAGACGAAATTAGCCTAATGAACGACAAACTTGTTGTTACTCCAGGTGTTCGATTTGACTACTTCTCAACGGATCCAGGCAACAATACGGCAGAATCGTTAACTGATTTCTCAGATTCCGCGGTGACTGGACGTTTAGGCTCAACATACAAACTTACTGATACAGGCACCATCTTTGGCCAAATTAGCCAAGGCTTTAGAGCCCCTTCTTTCGATGAACTGTACTACACGTATGACAACCCAGGACATGGTTACGTAAATGACCCAAACCCGGATCTTAAGTCTGAAACCAGTATCTCTTACGAGCTAGGTTACCGTCATAATACTCAGGCTTCTTCATCTGAAATTGCGGCTTATTACAGTGATTACGATGATTTCATTGAAACTGTGGTAACGAAGAAAGTTGGTGGTACCACACACTACTCTAACGTTAACTTAGATTCAGCAACAATTAAGGGTGTTGAATTCTCTAACACGTTACTTTGGGATGTTTTAGTGGGCGCACCTGCAGGTATTTCAACTCATTTCGTGGCGTCTTACACTGAAGGCGAAGACGGTAACGGAAATGCGCTAAACAGTGTGAATCCTTGGAATGCAGTATTTGGTCTTAACTATGATGCGCCAAACCAAAACTGGGGTACTAGCCTTAAGTTAAACTACACAGCTAGCAAGTCTGGTTCAGACATCAACTTCGAGGACGAAAGCGGCGGCAACGCTGATCAAGCTGAGCTTCCGAGTGCTACGGTTGTTGACCTGACAGCTTACTACAAGCCAATGAAAGATCTTACTATTCGTGGTGGTGTATTCAACTTAACTAACGAAGAGTACTACCGTTGGAACGACATTCGCGGCGATGATGAGCTTTATAAAGAGAACTCACAAGCGGAAAGAAACTACGGTATTTCAGCTAAATACGAATTCTAA
- a CDS encoding LysR family transcriptional regulator — MHSPITLEALHILDAIDRRGSFAAAANELDRAPSSLSYQIQKLEQDLDIMIFDRSGHRANFTEAGRLILEQGRIILGATEQLVNDASILANGWELDLTIAFDGIIPIANFFSLVDELGKISKTRVRLQEEILAGCWESLTDGRADLLVCPKLDTIPNDMKSDVIGKMEMVWVAASNHYVHKRSGEFDQKARESYRVIAIADTARDQPALSRNILEKQPRLTVTSFPAKVEALTSGLGIGTLPSSIAKPLIESGVLQQISGTEPQPIDIVMAWRRNKMGDAKSWCIQHLKKTWALK; from the coding sequence ATGCATAGTCCAATAACACTTGAAGCATTACACATATTAGATGCCATTGATCGTCGTGGGAGTTTCGCAGCTGCAGCGAATGAACTGGACCGAGCACCTTCTTCATTGAGTTATCAAATCCAGAAGTTAGAACAAGACTTGGATATCATGATTTTCGACCGCTCAGGACACCGCGCCAATTTCACTGAAGCGGGGCGGTTAATATTAGAGCAAGGTAGGATCATTCTGGGTGCCACTGAACAACTCGTTAACGATGCGAGTATTCTTGCTAACGGTTGGGAGTTGGATTTAACCATTGCTTTCGATGGCATTATTCCGATTGCTAATTTCTTCTCGTTAGTCGATGAACTAGGGAAAATCAGCAAAACACGCGTTCGCTTACAAGAAGAGATCTTAGCTGGATGCTGGGAATCACTCACCGATGGTCGTGCTGACCTGCTTGTTTGCCCGAAACTCGACACCATCCCGAACGATATGAAAAGTGACGTAATCGGCAAGATGGAAATGGTATGGGTCGCGGCATCAAACCACTACGTTCACAAGCGTTCTGGCGAGTTTGACCAAAAGGCTAGAGAAAGTTACAGGGTAATTGCAATCGCAGATACTGCACGCGATCAACCCGCTTTAAGTCGAAACATTCTAGAGAAGCAACCTCGTTTAACCGTGACAAGTTTCCCTGCAAAGGTTGAAGCTCTGACAAGTGGATTAGGGATTGGCACCTTGCCGAGTAGTATTGCTAAGCCGCTGATTGAATCTGGCGTACTACAGCAGATTTCGGGTACAGAACCACAGCCGATCGATATCGTCATGGCTTGGCGACGTAACAAAATGGGCGACGCCAAGTCTTGGTGTATCCAACATCTTAAAAAGACATGGGCGTTAAAGTAA